In Streptomyces sp. NBC_00683, the DNA window AGGGCTGTCGACCGGCTGCCGGAGATCTCCCGCGCCACCGTGTACAACACGCTGGGCGAGATGGTGTCCCTCGGCGAGGTCCTCGAGGTGTCGACCGACCGCCGGGCCAAGAGGTACGACCCGAACGCCCATCGCCCCCACCACCACCTGGTGTGCGCGCAGTGCGGAGCCATCCGGGACGTGCACCCGTCGGGAGATCCGCTGGCCGACCTGCCGGCCGACGAGCGCTTCGGTTTCACCGTCTCCAACGTCGAGGTGACCTACCGGGGCGTCTGCCCGAACTGCGCCGCCGCGGCCTGAGCCGGACCGATCCCGCCCCCCCCTTGGGTGCGGGACTTCGCGGTACACGGGACCTCGCGGTGCACGGCACCTTGCCCTTCGCGGGACCTTGGCCTCCACGCGACCGGACATACGACTGAGGCCCGGATACATACGACTGAGGCCCGGATCCTTTTCAGGATCCGGGCCTCAGTCTTCAGTAGCGGGGACAGGATTTGAACCTGCGACCTCTGGGTTATGAGCCCAGCGAGCTACCGAGCTGCTCCACCCCGCGTCGTTGTGAATGCAACATTACGGTACCCCGCCGACCAGCGCAAATCCCTTCCGCGGGCACCTGCGCCCCCAGGAGCGCACCGTTCACGCGGTGAGCTCCTGGTGGAGCGCCTCCAGCAGCCGGGCGGCCCGCTCGGCCACCTCCGCCGGTCCCAGCTCCACGGCACGGGCGCACCAGCGCTGCCCCTCCGTGAGCTCACCCCGGCGGGCGGCGAGCAGCGCGAGGCGCAGGGCGGCACGGCCGTGCCCGTCGTTGGCGGCCCGGCCCCACCACAGGGCGGCCTCGCGCTCGCTGCCCTCACGGGCGAGCAGCAGGCCGAGGTTGAAGGCTCCGTTGCGGCTGCCCGACTCGGCGGCCTCGCGGTACCAGCGGGCAGCACTCTCCATGTCGCCGCGGGCCGCGGCGAGCATCCCGGCCCGGACCTGGGCACGGCGGTGCCCCTGCTCGGCCGCGCGCTCGTACCACTCCTCGCACTCGGTCTTCTCCGGCATCGGCTCGCCCAGTCCGGGCGGTCCCGGCGGCGGCTGGCGCAGGTCGAGCACGCCGGCCAGCCGGAACGCCGCCTCGGCACTGCCGCCACCGGCCGCGCAGCGCAGATGGCGCTCTGCCTCCCGCTCCTCACCGTCGCGCAGCAGCGCCATGCCGACCTGCAGCGCGGCATCGGTGTGACCGGCCGCGGCCGCCCGCTGGTACCAGCTCAGCGCCGTACGGTCCTCGTCGCGTCCGGCATGCAGGATGCCGAGGTTGAACGCGGCATCCACACTGCCCGCCTCTGCCGCCTTGGAGAACCACGGCTCGGCGCCGGTGCCGTCGCCCGCCTGGAGAAGCAGCACGGCCAGCGCGTTGGCGGCTTCGCGGTGTCCCGCGTAGGCGGCACGGCGGTACCACTGCTCGGCCTGCGGGGTACGGTCCTGGGCCGCGCAGAGCAGACCGAGGTTGTACGCACCGTTGACGTCGCCCGCGTCCATCGCGGCGCGGTACCAGCGCTCGGCGGTCTGCTGCTCACCGCGTGCGGCGTGGAGTGCCCCCAGGGCGTTGGCGGCGTTGCCGTCGCCGTCCTGGGCGGCACGCAGCCACCACACGGCCGCGCTCTCCTCGTCGCCCGCGTCGCGCAGCAGGAAGCCGAGGGCGCAGGCAGCACGGGGCTCGCCGTCCTTGGCCGCGGTGAGGTACCAGCGGCCCGCCTCCTTCAGCTCACCGCGCTGCTCCAGGATGGCTCCCAGGTGCAGGGCGGCACGGCGGTGACCGCGCGCGGCAGCCTGCCGGTACCACTGCTCGGCCTCACCCACCCGGCCGGCGGCCGGGCCCGCGACGGGACCGTCACTCTTCCCCGTCGCCGCACGGCCGTCCAGAACGCTCGGCGCACCTTCCCCGGTGCTCCGCCCCATACCGAAGGCGTCCTGCGGCTCCTCGACAGCGTTGCGTTCCAGGATGCGTGCGAGGCGGTACGCGGCCTCCCGGTGGCCCTGTTCGGCGGCAGCCCGCAGCCAGCGCTCGGCTCCGACGTCGCTCCGGTGCTCGAGCAGGTCGGCCAGGGCGTACGCGCCCAGCGCGTGACCCTGCTCGGCGGACTGGCGCAGCCAGTACTCGGCCCCGGGCTCGTCGCCGCACTCACGGAAGTGCCGCCCGAGTGCGTGCGCGGCGGCGGCGGAGCCGGCGACGGCGGCGATGCGCCACCACCCGGCAGCCTCGTCCGGGTACCCGCGCTGGTGGAGGAGGACTCCCAGGTTGTTGGCTGCGGCCCGGTCGCCCTCGGCGGTGGCGGCACGCAGGTAGGACTCGGCACCGTCGAGGTCACCGCGGCGCAGCAGGAGCGCGCCGAGGACACTCATCGACGCGGCGTCACCGGCCTCCGCGGCACGACGGTGTCGCGCCTCGGTCTCGGCATGATCCGTGGTATCTGTGGTGTCCGTGGCGTAGGCGGCGTCCTCGGCAGAGGTGTCGTCAGCGTGGTCGGCGGCCTCGGCGAGGGCAGCGGCAAATACCGCATCCGCCACGTTTTCCGTCTTCCGGACGTGTCGCTGCACAAACCGCCCTGTCTCCAACAGAGTTGCCCTGTCCCCCATAAATACCATCGTCGCACCACCTGCAACCCGCGTACACCTGGTATACCGCGGCCAGTGAGGTCACTTCAGCGTTTTGTCGACATGCCCACAGAGAGACAAGTCAAACACGTTCAAGTCCAACTCGTGCCCTGCGAACCGCACTTCGCACCAACAACTTGAGAAAGTGCCCGGGGCGACAATCGACGGCATGACTGAGGC includes these proteins:
- a CDS encoding Fur family transcriptional regulator, which encodes MSDLLERLRGRGWRMTAQRRVVAEVLDGDHVHLTADEVHARAVDRLPEISRATVYNTLGEMVSLGEVLEVSTDRRAKRYDPNAHRPHHHLVCAQCGAIRDVHPSGDPLADLPADERFGFTVSNVEVTYRGVCPNCAAAA
- a CDS encoding tetratricopeptide repeat protein, which translates into the protein MVFMGDRATLLETGRFVQRHVRKTENVADAVFAAALAEAADHADDTSAEDAAYATDTTDTTDHAETEARHRRAAEAGDAASMSVLGALLLRRGDLDGAESYLRAATAEGDRAAANNLGVLLHQRGYPDEAAGWWRIAAVAGSAAAAHALGRHFRECGDEPGAEYWLRQSAEQGHALGAYALADLLEHRSDVGAERWLRAAAEQGHREAAYRLARILERNAVEEPQDAFGMGRSTGEGAPSVLDGRAATGKSDGPVAGPAAGRVGEAEQWYRQAAARGHRRAALHLGAILEQRGELKEAGRWYLTAAKDGEPRAACALGFLLRDAGDEESAAVWWLRAAQDGDGNAANALGALHAARGEQQTAERWYRAAMDAGDVNGAYNLGLLCAAQDRTPQAEQWYRRAAYAGHREAANALAVLLLQAGDGTGAEPWFSKAAEAGSVDAAFNLGILHAGRDEDRTALSWYQRAAAAGHTDAALQVGMALLRDGEEREAERHLRCAAGGGSAEAAFRLAGVLDLRQPPPGPPGLGEPMPEKTECEEWYERAAEQGHRRAQVRAGMLAAARGDMESAARWYREAAESGSRNGAFNLGLLLAREGSEREAALWWGRAANDGHGRAALRLALLAARRGELTEGQRWCARAVELGPAEVAERAARLLEALHQELTA